A genomic window from Sulfurospirillum multivorans DSM 12446 includes:
- the rnhA gene encoding ribonuclease HI yields MKKISLFCDGSSLGNPGSGGYCAILRFGSTERIVSGGMANATNNQMELLAVIEGLAALKEPCDVTLISDSSYVIKGINEWLDGWKRKNFAKVKNPEMWQRYLDVSKIHKVHGIWVRGHDGHAENEMCDKIAKEEATKIKLMES; encoded by the coding sequence ATGAAGAAAATATCTCTTTTCTGTGATGGCTCCTCCCTCGGCAATCCGGGTTCTGGTGGCTATTGCGCGATTTTACGGTTTGGCAGTACCGAGCGCATTGTCAGTGGTGGAATGGCAAATGCCACCAATAATCAGATGGAACTTTTGGCGGTCATCGAAGGTTTAGCAGCGCTTAAAGAGCCGTGTGATGTGACGCTGATTAGCGATTCGAGTTATGTGATCAAAGGGATTAACGAGTGGTTGGATGGTTGGAAACGCAAAAACTTTGCGAAGGTGAAGAACCCTGAAATGTGGCAACGCTACCTCGATGTCTCCAAAATTCATAAAGTCCATGGCATTTGGGTCAGAGGTCACGATGGGCATGCCGAGAATGAAATGTGCGATAAAATCGCCAAAGAAGAAGCAACAAAAATTAAATTGATGGAGTCATAA
- a CDS encoding tetratricopeptide repeat protein, giving the protein MDNFFIAYRDPLFGVIILFAIVFVISFSNYWWGVFKSKEEKQSIDKFVKKFEIVTDENEYKKLLEDASIPLESLALLAHAYGKGGDYEKAINIYLVTLKRVKGKDEKQYLLSTLGKTYFKAGFLRRSSEVFLESLHLHPRNEESLKYLTVAYEQLQEYTKAEEVLDSLEELGAKVGVQRAYLKALSTIKDSRLKEGEKVEKLLELSATTPFLKRKLFEYMLETGIKIEPSFFETLPFRGMMDLLWYVDFMVYDILTCKDPLVQQIAMARGLAPYVEPKSEMPFALDVLGKLHSVGYTKASISFEYLCFECKHVFPIHFYRCPHCQSIDTVTIQTNLIKADHEENISFL; this is encoded by the coding sequence TTGGATAATTTTTTTATAGCGTACCGTGATCCCCTTTTTGGCGTCATTATCTTGTTTGCGATTGTTTTTGTCATCTCGTTTTCCAACTATTGGTGGGGTGTTTTTAAGAGCAAAGAAGAGAAGCAAAGCATCGATAAATTTGTTAAAAAATTTGAAATTGTCACCGATGAAAATGAGTATAAAAAGCTCCTCGAAGACGCTTCCATTCCTCTCGAATCCTTAGCCCTGCTTGCGCATGCGTATGGCAAAGGAGGCGATTATGAAAAAGCGATCAATATCTATCTGGTCACGCTCAAACGCGTTAAAGGCAAAGATGAGAAGCAGTACCTTCTCTCCACGTTGGGCAAGACCTATTTTAAAGCGGGTTTTCTTCGCCGAAGCTCTGAAGTTTTTTTAGAGTCATTGCACCTGCATCCACGCAACGAGGAGTCTTTGAAGTATTTAACCGTTGCCTATGAGCAACTTCAAGAATACACCAAAGCCGAAGAGGTACTGGACTCGTTAGAAGAGTTGGGTGCCAAAGTTGGGGTACAGCGAGCTTACTTAAAAGCGCTTAGTACGATTAAAGACAGTCGCCTTAAAGAGGGCGAAAAAGTTGAAAAACTGCTTGAACTCTCCGCTACAACACCTTTTTTAAAGCGAAAACTGTTTGAATATATGTTGGAAACTGGGATCAAAATCGAGCCTTCATTTTTTGAAACCTTGCCGTTTCGAGGAATGATGGATCTGTTGTGGTATGTGGATTTTATGGTGTATGACATTCTTACATGTAAAGATCCATTGGTGCAGCAAATCGCGATGGCACGGGGACTGGCGCCCTATGTTGAGCCCAAGAGCGAAATGCCGTTTGCGCTCGATGTTTTAGGCAAACTCCACAGTGTGGGTTATACTAAAGCAAGCATCAGTTTTGAGTACCTTTGCTTTGAATGCAAACACGTTTTCCCGATTCATTTTTACAGATGTCCGCACTGCCAAAGCATCGACACTGTAACGATTCAAACCAACCTTATTAAAGCGGATCATGAAGAAAATATCTCTTTTCTGTGA
- the dnaG gene encoding DNA primase — MIDKTSIENLKQRLDIVDVVGSYLELKKNGANYKCVCPFHNDTSPSLVVSPSKQIYHCFACGAGGDSIKFVMEYEKLSYPETIEKLANMVNFSLSYTTNEGVKKEDRKLMETLNLFYVKQLDFTPFAKEYLAKRGISEASAEKFEIGYAPASFATLDFLSSRGYAMSEGIEYGVAGVGENNQPYARFIERVTFPIYSPSNRLVGFGGRTLSNHPAKYVNSPQTKHFNKSQLLYGYQLAKESIYKKKSIIITEGYLDVIMLHQAGFTHAVATLGTALTNEHIPLITRGDPEVIVAYDGDDAGINAALKASFLLSAHGIKGGVVLFGNGMDPADMVQNGLMDALNHLFRTPQPFIEFALERMVKKYNLKDPLAKQQALTEAMSYLKTLPQAIQESYTGMLSEKLGLHHNLVKIQSHKPQRLDKKERVFEDMLELTIIKTILSQPNLIDTVLDTIDSSMFKTHHEEFSLLLENQLEHPKLRRILLWEDIKIYDEKSLIASMVAFLYHYYNEKFQEIKTARELSYDKKQFLIRKIQEKMMKLKQGELVPYESISTL; from the coding sequence ATGATAGACAAAACATCCATAGAAAATCTCAAACAACGCCTTGATATTGTTGACGTCGTAGGCTCGTACTTAGAGCTGAAGAAAAATGGCGCGAACTACAAGTGCGTCTGCCCATTTCACAACGACACCAGCCCAAGCCTTGTGGTGAGCCCATCGAAGCAGATTTACCACTGTTTTGCCTGTGGCGCAGGAGGCGATAGCATCAAATTTGTGATGGAATACGAAAAACTCTCCTACCCCGAAACCATCGAAAAACTCGCTAACATGGTCAACTTTTCACTCTCCTACACCACCAATGAAGGGGTGAAAAAAGAGGATCGAAAGTTGATGGAGACGCTCAATCTTTTCTACGTCAAACAGCTCGATTTTACCCCTTTTGCTAAGGAATATCTTGCAAAACGAGGCATTTCTGAAGCTTCTGCGGAGAAGTTTGAGATCGGCTATGCACCTGCTTCCTTTGCGACGCTTGATTTTCTAAGCTCCAGAGGTTACGCGATGAGTGAAGGCATAGAGTATGGTGTCGCAGGTGTGGGCGAGAACAATCAACCGTATGCCCGTTTTATCGAACGTGTCACATTTCCCATCTATTCACCAAGTAATCGACTCGTTGGTTTTGGCGGACGAACTCTCTCCAATCACCCAGCCAAATACGTCAATTCGCCTCAAACCAAGCACTTTAACAAATCGCAACTGCTGTATGGTTATCAGCTTGCCAAAGAGAGTATTTATAAGAAAAAATCCATCATCATCACCGAAGGGTATCTTGATGTCATAATGCTGCATCAAGCGGGCTTCACTCACGCCGTTGCAACGCTTGGAACCGCCCTTACGAATGAACATATTCCTCTCATCACGAGGGGTGATCCTGAAGTGATTGTGGCGTACGATGGCGATGATGCGGGCATTAATGCAGCACTCAAAGCTTCGTTTTTGCTGAGTGCGCATGGCATCAAAGGAGGCGTGGTGCTCTTTGGCAATGGCATGGACCCTGCGGATATGGTGCAAAATGGTTTGATGGACGCACTCAATCATCTCTTTCGCACCCCTCAACCCTTCATCGAGTTTGCACTAGAGCGCATGGTCAAAAAGTACAATCTCAAAGACCCTTTAGCCAAACAGCAAGCCCTAACCGAGGCGATGAGTTACCTCAAAACGCTTCCGCAAGCCATTCAAGAGAGCTACACAGGCATGCTCTCTGAAAAACTGGGATTGCATCACAATTTGGTCAAAATCCAAAGCCATAAACCGCAAAGACTTGATAAAAAAGAGCGTGTGTTTGAAGATATGTTGGAGCTTACGATCATTAAAACGATTCTCAGCCAGCCGAATCTGATTGACACGGTACTCGATACCATCGATAGTTCCATGTTCAAAACCCATCACGAAGAGTTTTCGCTTCTTTTGGAAAATCAACTTGAACACCCCAAACTCAGACGCATTTTGCTTTGGGAAGACATTAAAATTTACGATGAGAAGTCGCTCATCGCTTCGATGGTCGCTTTTTTGTACCATTACTACAACGAAAAATTCCAAGAGATCAAAACCGCGCGTGAACTCAGTTACGATAAAAAGCAGTTTTTGATCCGTAAAATTCAAGAAAAAATGATGAAATTAAAACAAGGTGAATTGGTTCCGTATGAAAGCATTAGTACTCTATAG
- a CDS encoding argininosuccinate synthase domain-containing protein, whose product MKALVLYSGGLDSMLAMKLLSDQGIEVIALHINIGFGIKEDHYETLKRRSAIAGATLEVIDVRDQYLQEILFSPKHGYGKQFNPCIDCHGFMFTVAKSLLPRYGASFIATGEVVGQRPMSQNKDALRLVKKIANDIDEDIILRPLCALVMEETKPEREGWVDRSRLLGFNGRGRHAQLALAKELGWEDFPTPAGGCLLTDVQFTARLRDFIAHDTFAKEDIDVLKNGRHFRLPAGAKLVIGRNETENDFLDSLHNPKFNLLHVSGEMNAPSSLLSKNASASDEALACRMVLSFTKAIPEQTYALSLGEKILYASPYASKEESKKYLI is encoded by the coding sequence ATGAAAGCATTAGTACTCTATAGCGGCGGGCTTGACAGCATGCTCGCGATGAAACTTTTAAGTGATCAGGGCATTGAGGTCATTGCGCTGCACATTAACATTGGATTTGGTATCAAAGAAGACCATTATGAAACACTCAAACGTCGCTCCGCCATTGCTGGAGCAACCCTTGAAGTGATCGATGTACGCGATCAATACCTTCAAGAAATTCTCTTTAGCCCCAAACACGGCTATGGCAAACAGTTCAATCCGTGCATCGACTGTCATGGGTTTATGTTCACGGTCGCAAAATCCCTGCTTCCACGTTATGGCGCTTCGTTTATTGCAACCGGCGAAGTGGTCGGACAACGCCCGATGAGCCAAAATAAAGACGCCTTGCGCCTTGTGAAAAAGATAGCGAACGACATCGATGAAGACATTATTCTTCGTCCACTCTGCGCGCTTGTCATGGAAGAGACGAAGCCTGAGCGTGAAGGGTGGGTTGATCGAAGCAGACTTTTAGGCTTTAATGGAAGAGGACGTCATGCACAACTTGCCCTTGCTAAAGAGCTCGGTTGGGAAGATTTTCCCACACCCGCAGGGGGCTGTTTGCTCACCGATGTGCAATTTACTGCGCGTCTGCGCGACTTTATAGCGCATGACACCTTTGCCAAAGAGGACATTGACGTGCTGAAAAACGGAAGGCATTTTAGGCTTCCTGCTGGCGCAAAACTGGTCATTGGGCGCAATGAAACAGAGAACGATTTTCTTGATTCCTTGCACAATCCCAAGTTTAATCTTTTACATGTAAGCGGTGAGATGAATGCGCCAAGCTCACTTCTTTCTAAAAATGCTTCTGCTTCGGATGAAGCGCTTGCGTGTCGTATGGTGCTCAGTTTTACCAAAGCCATTCCAGAGCAAACCTATGCACTGAGTCTTGGCGAAAAAATTCTCTACGCGAGCCCTTATGCAAGTAAAGAGGAGAGTAAAAAATATCTTATATAG
- a CDS encoding response regulator, with translation MGLSSTMIFLIVDDSKISRRWLIEMIPKKILESAEIIEGCNGEEAIALYDQHRPDIVFLDITMPIIDGFEALERIRAINKDALVVMVSADRQKSTKEKVLSLGASALISKPIDEEEFRTTLLKLVF, from the coding sequence ATGGGCTTATCAAGCACAATGATTTTTTTAATCGTTGATGATTCAAAAATATCACGGAGATGGCTTATCGAAATGATTCCTAAAAAAATCCTTGAAAGTGCGGAAATCATCGAAGGATGCAATGGCGAAGAGGCAATCGCACTTTACGATCAACACCGTCCCGATATCGTTTTTTTGGATATTACGATGCCTATTATCGATGGGTTTGAAGCGTTGGAGCGTATTCGCGCCATCAACAAAGATGCCCTAGTGGTGATGGTCTCAGCCGATCGTCAAAAAAGCACGAAAGAGAAAGTTTTAAGCCTTGGTGCTTCGGCACTGATCTCAAAACCTATTGATGAAGAAGAATTTCGTACAACCCTCTTAAAGTTGGTATTTTAA
- a CDS encoding chemotaxis protein CheC has product MTTPYFNPQQEDILKELINVSFGLSASLIGDMLDNHAKLHIPDISNIDIHNLDDKIVEVLEEEYEFYLTKQRFLGSFNGEVLFVFNRYSAHAFCDLLLKQEMSDESDIKSSILELTNIITSACIGKFCEIIHGETIFKVPSIEKREISEMDKYDKIEGYDNVIVIKTALDIEKENILGHMFILLNNEMLDHLKNTIDKI; this is encoded by the coding sequence ATGACAACGCCCTATTTTAACCCGCAGCAAGAAGATATTTTAAAAGAGCTTATTAACGTCTCCTTTGGGCTTTCCGCCTCATTAATCGGCGATATGCTCGACAACCATGCCAAACTACACATTCCTGATATTTCAAACATTGACATCCATAATTTAGACGATAAAATCGTTGAAGTCTTGGAAGAAGAGTATGAATTTTATCTCACAAAACAGCGTTTTTTAGGCTCGTTTAACGGTGAAGTCCTTTTTGTCTTTAACCGCTATTCCGCCCATGCGTTTTGTGATCTTTTGCTCAAACAAGAGATGAGCGACGAGAGTGATATCAAATCGTCTATTTTGGAACTGACCAATATTATCACCTCCGCATGTATTGGAAAATTCTGTGAGATCATTCATGGTGAGACGATCTTTAAAGTTCCTTCCATCGAAAAACGTGAAATCTCTGAGATGGATAAATACGACAAAATCGAAGGTTATGACAATGTCATTGTTATCAAAACCGCCCTTGACATCGAAAAAGAGAATATCTTAGGACACATGTTTATACTTCTGAACAACGAGATGCTTGATCATCTTAAAAATACGATCGATAAGATATAA
- a CDS encoding diguanylate cyclase domain-containing protein: MINCEKIIDSINVGIVTIDADLKIYYVNKWFAVHSDIDAQQTLGKNLLDLFELSPERLKSLKRHIKAALTLGGPSFFTADANHYLFPMKNSNTTKSIFEFMQQDITIMPYNSEQKQVTVLIYDQTSLMEEKAKCNKESEELANANRVANATIRKLETAKNKLLKQKEIIYKQAHYDHLTSLANRTLLTQRMQLLIENNQNSGKKFGVLFLDLDNFKEINDTLGHDVGDMILIHVAKTLLLATRKSDTVARFGGDEFIILVDDIGEENNLNHIASKLIQAITQPIRIRNFDLHVTTSIGISLFPNHGIDFNQLIKNADLALYVAKAEGRNTYKIHHQSK; the protein is encoded by the coding sequence ATGATAAACTGCGAAAAAATTATTGATTCTATCAATGTAGGTATCGTAACGATTGATGCGGATCTTAAGATCTATTACGTCAACAAATGGTTTGCCGTGCACAGTGACATCGATGCGCAGCAAACCCTGGGGAAAAATCTTCTTGATCTGTTTGAACTCTCTCCTGAGCGTCTCAAATCCTTAAAACGCCACATTAAAGCGGCACTCACACTGGGTGGCCCCTCTTTTTTTACAGCCGATGCAAACCACTATCTTTTTCCCATGAAAAACTCCAATACAACGAAATCTATTTTTGAGTTTATGCAACAAGATATCACGATTATGCCTTACAATAGTGAACAAAAACAGGTGACCGTACTGATTTACGATCAAACCAGTTTGATGGAAGAGAAAGCCAAATGCAATAAAGAGAGTGAAGAGCTTGCCAATGCTAACAGGGTTGCGAATGCGACGATTCGCAAACTTGAAACGGCTAAAAATAAACTTCTGAAACAAAAAGAGATCATCTACAAACAAGCGCATTATGACCACCTAACGTCCTTAGCCAACCGAACCCTACTCACACAACGCATGCAGCTTTTGATCGAAAACAATCAAAACAGTGGTAAAAAATTTGGTGTCCTCTTTTTGGATTTGGATAATTTCAAAGAGATTAACGACACACTCGGACACGATGTGGGCGATATGATTTTGATTCATGTGGCAAAAACGCTGCTATTAGCCACAAGGAAGAGCGACACGGTTGCACGTTTTGGAGGGGATGAGTTTATTATTTTAGTCGATGATATTGGCGAAGAGAACAATCTCAATCACATTGCTAGCAAGCTGATTCAAGCCATCACACAACCCATTCGCATTCGAAACTTCGATTTACATGTAACGACCAGTATTGGCATTAGCCTCTTCCCAAATCATGGCATCGACTTTAATCAACTCATCAAAAATGCCGACCTTGCCCTTTATGTTGCCAAAGCAGAAGGTCGAAATACCTACAAGATTCATCACCAATCCAAATAA
- a CDS encoding response regulator: MYKVLIVDDNDNNRLTLNLLLEEVDGIEIFEAEDGQVAVEMCVKNHFDLIFMDIMMPVLDGFEATQFIKQVNKKSMIIALSALDDDTSKNRMLSLGAEDYLTKPLNAEHFLQRIRQYLRIIALRNKQIHKFSSALNPFNAHVFHRNITFRIDDEEALAQFWDYWLNCEKNIINLSDCVRLIYGFVLWLLKHEYECSIVVEESEEKLYMMLLHVKPLNGNIIKNILLKHFANAKYILSNDMLTFQLDKEIKRDTTSSSVEMSDETKKILSKTHDNVQSAVDYINSTAISFLSKIDGLEIINDDTDKAILVFEKEPNKRNLSVIYENFQEYAEILAELMEFEHLGFAVRTLIDFLGTLTEEQFDTDKSKRLSAMLLNLLHDLSSWRENVFITQVARDIHYLDSSLLSSCIQIEAIFDEKSLDPSHDDDIEFF, translated from the coding sequence ATGTATAAAGTGTTGATTGTTGACGATAATGATAATAACAGGCTCACGCTCAATCTTTTGCTTGAAGAGGTGGATGGCATCGAAATCTTTGAAGCTGAAGATGGGCAAGTTGCCGTAGAAATGTGTGTTAAAAACCATTTTGATCTGATTTTTATGGACATTATGATGCCCGTTTTAGATGGTTTTGAGGCGACGCAATTCATTAAACAGGTCAATAAAAAGAGTATGATCATCGCCCTTAGTGCCCTTGATGATGATACCTCAAAAAACAGAATGCTCTCTTTGGGTGCAGAAGATTACCTCACCAAACCGCTGAATGCCGAGCATTTTTTACAACGTATCAGACAGTATTTACGCATTATTGCCTTGCGCAATAAACAGATTCATAAATTCTCAAGTGCCTTGAATCCTTTTAATGCCCATGTGTTTCACCGAAACATTACTTTTCGTATTGATGACGAAGAGGCATTGGCGCAGTTTTGGGACTATTGGCTCAATTGTGAGAAAAATATCATCAATCTGAGTGACTGCGTGCGTCTTATTTATGGCTTTGTTTTATGGCTGTTAAAACATGAATACGAATGCAGTATTGTCGTGGAAGAGAGCGAAGAAAAACTCTACATGATGCTTTTACATGTAAAGCCACTGAACGGCAATATCATTAAAAATATTTTGCTCAAACATTTTGCCAATGCCAAGTATATTCTCTCCAATGACATGCTCACCTTCCAGCTGGATAAAGAGATCAAGCGCGATACAACCTCAAGTAGTGTAGAGATGAGTGATGAGACCAAAAAAATCCTCTCTAAAACGCACGATAACGTGCAAAGTGCTGTGGATTATATCAACTCTACGGCGATCTCCTTTCTTTCAAAAATTGATGGTTTAGAGATCATTAATGACGATACCGACAAAGCTATTTTAGTATTTGAAAAAGAGCCCAATAAGCGCAATTTATCGGTTATTTATGAAAATTTCCAAGAGTATGCCGAAATTTTAGCGGAATTGATGGAGTTTGAGCATTTAGGTTTTGCGGTAAGAACATTGATTGATTTTCTAGGAACGCTCACTGAAGAGCAATTTGATACCGACAAATCCAAACGCCTCTCCGCCATGCTGCTTAATCTTCTGCATGATCTCTCTTCATGGAGAGAAAATGTGTTTATAACCCAAGTGGCACGCGATATTCACTATCTTGACTCATCTCTTTTGAGTTCGTGCATTCAAATAGAAGCCATCTTTGATGAGAAGAGCCTCGATCCAAGTCATGATGATGATATAGAGTTCTTTTGA
- a CDS encoding PAS domain-containing sensor histidine kinase, with protein MAAHLLDQPRLISALLIGEISYDAVFVNAAKKLCDALHVNISPCEIETMMEEKKIDLIFGSLSSRNEHLYLPALKRARERDAHVKIILFLQTDQLSMLDEILALKCERYLSMKHESEAVLDHFKECIKTFLDDSYLAERHYFQTLIDFSIVSQTDIDGNITYINDNFLKVTGYEREELIGQNHRIIKHPQTAPEIFSDMWGTITQGEVWRAQIINRNKDGSDFWAETIIIPFKEQTSGKILQYLAIRHDITNFLQKERAANEISRKAQEQEQLAEAKDAFLVLFTHELKTPLNAILNFSQYLYKHMPHIDEVPKAKRVYLLEQIYKSASSMLENVTNILDLGKLRHQKLHYNLTLFNVKEAILDVLEKHAALAIEHKRMLFFQSDESGPFITSDEYRFKQILSNILSNAIKYGNSIVEVFLASDSEKIEIVVQDDGKGIKDKEEVFELYTQSASGTGVIEKKGTGIGLHFVKLLCEGLKLEYKIEDSPLLGGAKFSLTKRLKEQKNV; from the coding sequence ATGGCTGCACACCTTTTGGATCAACCTCGCCTCATTTCAGCACTGCTGATCGGAGAAATATCCTACGATGCCGTGTTTGTTAATGCAGCCAAGAAGCTGTGCGATGCTTTACATGTAAACATTTCTCCATGCGAAATTGAGACGATGATGGAAGAAAAAAAGATCGATCTGATCTTTGGATCGCTCTCATCGCGTAACGAACATCTCTACCTTCCCGCATTGAAACGTGCCAGAGAACGTGATGCTCATGTGAAAATAATTCTTTTTTTACAAACCGATCAATTGAGTATGTTGGATGAAATTTTAGCGCTTAAATGCGAGCGATATTTGAGTATGAAACATGAAAGTGAGGCTGTGTTGGACCATTTTAAAGAGTGCATCAAAACGTTTTTAGATGATAGCTATCTTGCAGAGCGTCACTATTTTCAAACATTGATTGACTTTTCAATAGTCTCACAAACCGATATTGATGGAAATATCACCTATATAAATGATAATTTTTTGAAAGTCACAGGGTATGAACGTGAAGAGTTAATAGGGCAAAATCACCGCATCATTAAACATCCACAAACGGCACCTGAAATTTTTAGCGACATGTGGGGCACGATCACCCAAGGTGAAGTCTGGCGTGCGCAGATTATCAATCGCAACAAAGATGGCAGTGACTTTTGGGCCGAGACCATTATTATTCCTTTTAAAGAGCAAACGAGCGGGAAAATTCTTCAGTATCTTGCCATTCGCCATGACATTACCAACTTTTTACAAAAAGAACGCGCAGCGAATGAGATTAGTCGTAAGGCACAGGAACAAGAGCAGCTTGCCGAAGCCAAAGATGCTTTTTTGGTGCTCTTTACGCATGAGTTAAAAACGCCCCTCAATGCCATTTTGAACTTTTCGCAATACCTTTATAAACACATGCCACATATTGATGAGGTGCCAAAAGCCAAGCGTGTTTACCTTTTGGAGCAGATTTATAAGAGTGCCTCTTCGATGCTCGAAAATGTCACCAATATCTTAGATCTTGGAAAACTGCGTCATCAGAAATTACACTACAATTTGACGCTTTTTAACGTCAAAGAGGCTATTTTAGATGTGCTTGAAAAGCATGCTGCCTTGGCGATTGAGCATAAACGCATGCTGTTTTTTCAAAGTGATGAAAGCGGCCCTTTTATTACGAGCGATGAGTACCGTTTTAAACAAATTCTCTCAAACATTCTCTCCAATGCGATCAAATATGGCAATTCGATTGTTGAGGTCTTTTTAGCATCCGATAGTGAAAAAATAGAGATCGTGGTGCAAGACGATGGCAAAGGGATTAAAGATAAAGAAGAGGTGTTTGAACTCTACACTCAAAGTGCGTCAGGAACGGGTGTTATTGAAAAAAAGGGAACGGGCATTGGGCTTCATTTTGTGAAGCTTTTATGCGAAGGATTGAAATTAGAGTATAAAATCGAAGATTCCCCTTTGTTAGGTGGCGCAAAATTTAGTTTAACCAAAAGATTAAAGGAGCAAAAAAATGTATAA
- a CDS encoding protein-glutamate methylesterase/protein-glutamine glutaminase → MIRVLIVDDSATARHILREILESDARLKVVGLAADAYIARDMIVELKPDVICLDVEMPRMDGVTFLQKLMLHYPTPVVMVSSLTRNSANTTLDALEAGAIDYVTKPHSHIYDGKEEIKEELIQKVINASHARVQKKIPMMKMNPHHTSLAETTHKVIAIGASTGGTEALKVVLGGLPSTSPAVLVVQHMPHSFLESFAMRLNQLCVLDVKMARHGEFLQTGTAYIAQGGKHMVLRRSGASYFIEIGLGSKVSGHCPSVDVLFNSVSKVAGSNAIGVILTGMGSDGARGLFHMHEAGAKTIAQNEESCVVYGMPKESVKLGGVDEVLPLPEIAHTIVKMLV, encoded by the coding sequence ATGATCCGTGTTTTAATTGTGGATGACAGCGCCACAGCTCGCCACATTTTACGAGAGATCCTAGAGAGCGATGCTAGGCTTAAAGTGGTGGGATTGGCTGCGGATGCTTACATTGCACGCGATATGATTGTGGAGCTCAAACCTGACGTCATTTGCTTGGATGTTGAGATGCCACGCATGGATGGTGTGACCTTTTTGCAAAAGCTGATGTTGCACTATCCCACTCCCGTCGTCATGGTCTCTTCGCTTACGCGCAACAGTGCCAATACCACTTTGGACGCACTGGAAGCAGGTGCGATCGATTATGTGACAAAACCCCATTCGCATATTTACGATGGTAAAGAGGAGATTAAAGAGGAGTTGATTCAAAAAGTGATCAATGCCTCTCATGCACGCGTGCAAAAAAAGATTCCTATGATGAAAATGAACCCGCATCATACGAGTCTGGCGGAGACAACACATAAAGTGATTGCTATTGGGGCAAGTACGGGTGGAACAGAGGCGCTTAAAGTCGTTCTTGGAGGACTTCCTTCCACGTCGCCTGCGGTTTTAGTGGTGCAGCACATGCCTCACAGCTTTTTGGAATCATTTGCGATGCGGCTAAATCAACTCTGCGTACTGGATGTTAAAATGGCACGTCATGGGGAGTTTTTGCAAACGGGAACCGCGTACATCGCTCAAGGTGGAAAACACATGGTGTTAAGACGATCGGGGGCGAGTTATTTTATTGAAATTGGACTGGGATCTAAAGTCAGTGGGCATTGTCCGAGTGTGGATGTGTTGTTTAACTCCGTTTCCAAAGTGGCAGGAAGTAACGCGATTGGTGTGATTTTGACGGGAATGGGAAGTGATGGTGCACGAGGGTTGTTTCACATGCACGAAGCAGGGGCTAAAACCATTGCACAAAATGAAGAGAGTTGCGTGGTGTATGGCATGCCCAAAGAGTCGGTTAAGTTGGGTGGTGTGGATGAGGTTTTACCGCTTCCTGAGATCGCGCACACTATTGTCAAAATGTTAGTGTAA
- a CDS encoding chemotaxis protein CheD → MLPRKFIHVGEIFVGIKPTEIVTVLGSCVSVCLYDKVELIGGMNHYLLALWNGNGLESPKYGNVAIPKLIENMENIGCLRRNMEAKIFGGANIHRTNSEGQLIGQKNVLIAKEILRHYSIPIRAEDTGGNNGRRIMMISDANRIILKYVQNEIME, encoded by the coding sequence ATGTTACCGCGTAAATTTATCCATGTTGGAGAAATTTTTGTGGGCATTAAACCTACCGAGATTGTCACCGTGCTGGGTTCATGCGTGAGTGTGTGCCTGTACGATAAAGTCGAACTCATTGGTGGGATGAATCACTACTTGTTAGCACTGTGGAATGGCAATGGGCTGGAGAGTCCAAAATACGGCAATGTCGCGATTCCAAAACTGATTGAAAATATGGAAAATATAGGCTGTCTGCGGCGCAACATGGAGGCGAAAATCTTTGGAGGGGCGAACATTCACCGTACCAATTCGGAAGGTCAACTCATTGGGCAGAAAAATGTTCTGATTGCCAAAGAGATCTTAAGACACTACAGCATTCCCATCAGAGCCGAAGACACGGGTGGCAATAATGGCAGACGGATTATGATGATCAGCGATGCGAATCGCATTATCTTAAAATACGTGCAAAATGAGATCATGGAATGA